In Deltaproteobacteria bacterium, the following are encoded in one genomic region:
- a CDS encoding cytochrome c yields the protein MRTLLFGIALLFTTSCAATSTPTGKADPNAEVEVRQAQAVAMGKELWGRCKFCHGEDGKAQTTYGAEHAVPDFTTQSWQRSRPYDELVESITHGCGPRTADGSTTMPPQEKLTDEEVQALAVFILTLGQSGT from the coding sequence ATGAGGACCCTCCTCTTCGGCATCGCGCTCCTCTTCACCACCAGCTGCGCGGCGACCAGCACCCCCACGGGGAAGGCGGATCCCAACGCCGAGGTGGAGGTCCGCCAGGCCCAGGCCGTCGCGATGGGCAAGGAGCTCTGGGGGCGCTGCAAGTTCTGCCACGGTGAGGACGGCAAGGCGCAGACCACCTACGGGGCGGAGCACGCGGTGCCCGACTTCACCACCCAGTCCTGGCAGCGCTCGCGGCCCTACGACGAGCTGGTCGAGTCCATCACCCACGGCTGCGGTCCGAGGACCGCCGACGGCTCCACCACCATGCCCCCCCAGGAGAAGCTGACCGACGAGGAGGTGCAGGCCCTCGCGGTCTTCATCCTCACCCTCGGTCAGAGCGGCACTTGA
- a CDS encoding PA0069 family radical SAM protein: MPRPLSNPPNPWRSTVVEYLGEPPPAPLRVHEERARSILSQNESEDVPFRFSLNPYRGCTHACAYCYARPTHGYLDLGAGTDFDSQIVVKVNAPELLRRRFERRSWQGERVAFSGNTDPYQPLEASYELTRRCLEVCLEYRNPVGIITKGALVERDLDLLTALARESHLWIALSIPFHDPHLARALEPGAASIPRRFETIRRLSEAGLEVGVAVAPIIPGLSEPEVPRVLEAARAAGASHAFRIPLRLPREVAPVFLERIAVLGPSRARKIEGAVRELRGGRLNDPDLATRMQGQGPRWRAVEQLFSRTCARLGLETHPHSPETTAFRRPPGPQGELFF, encoded by the coding sequence ATGCCGCGTCCCCTCTCCAACCCGCCGAACCCCTGGCGGAGCACGGTCGTCGAGTACCTCGGTGAGCCGCCCCCGGCGCCGCTGCGGGTCCACGAGGAGCGGGCGCGCAGCATCCTCTCGCAGAACGAGAGCGAGGACGTCCCCTTCCGGTTCAGCCTCAACCCCTACCGGGGCTGCACCCACGCCTGCGCCTATTGCTACGCCCGCCCGACCCACGGCTACCTCGACCTCGGCGCGGGGACCGACTTCGACAGCCAGATCGTGGTGAAGGTGAACGCCCCGGAGCTGCTGCGCCGCCGCTTCGAGCGGCGCAGCTGGCAGGGCGAGCGGGTGGCCTTCTCGGGCAACACCGATCCCTACCAGCCCCTCGAGGCCAGCTACGAGCTGACCCGCCGCTGCCTCGAGGTCTGCCTCGAGTATCGGAACCCGGTGGGCATCATCACCAAGGGCGCCCTCGTCGAGCGCGACCTCGATCTGCTCACCGCCCTCGCCCGGGAGAGCCACCTCTGGATCGCCCTGAGCATCCCCTTCCACGACCCGCACCTGGCGCGGGCCCTCGAGCCGGGGGCGGCCAGCATCCCCCGCCGCTTCGAGACGATCCGCCGCCTGAGCGAGGCCGGCCTGGAGGTCGGCGTGGCCGTCGCGCCGATCATCCCCGGGCTCTCCGAGCCGGAGGTGCCGAGGGTGCTCGAGGCGGCGCGCGCCGCGGGCGCCTCCCACGCCTTCCGCATCCCCCTGCGCCTGCCCCGGGAGGTCGCGCCGGTCTTCCTGGAGCGGATCGCGGTCCTCGGTCCCTCCCGCGCTCGCAAGATCGAGGGCGCCGTCCGCGAGCTGCGCGGCGGGCGCCTCAACGATCCGGACCTCGCGACCAGGATGCAGGGCCAGGGTCCCCGCTGGAGAGCCGTCGAGCAGCTCTTCTCGAGGACCTGCGCTCGCCTCGGCCTCGAGACCCACCCCCATAGCCCGGAGACCACCGCCTTCCGGCGGCCCCCCGGACCCCAGGGCGAGCTCTTTTTCTAG
- a CDS encoding sulfotransferase, whose amino-acid sequence MRDSIPTMAVGGERADAPIFVVGTGRSGTTLLRRMLSAHPRIHLTHELSFYVWDQLFDRGASAAELLDYFLRSFSFRWLELPAAPLRERLGALAGREEGHRIFREAMQLAAEREGKARFGDKTPSHAAHLGRLLADFPGARVIHIVRDPRGTLLSLSRMPWASASDVANALLYENDWRATEPFLEKILRLRLEDLLADPEARMREVLAFVGEDFDPAVLAHAEHPSRFPSTPPLPWLSSSGRPRGAPTAQWEGLTPLRIRRIEGLCQKSMRAYGYEAASLPGGTREPGGLRVLLSILGQIPEALRFAFHFARLGMMHRRAEAFDDPRRDRIFARLNPRAWSHYPGFVMPPPPPLLGERDGSVGSGS is encoded by the coding sequence ATGCGCGACAGTATCCCCACAATGGCGGTGGGAGGCGAGCGGGCGGACGCGCCCATCTTCGTGGTCGGCACCGGCCGCTCGGGGACGACCCTCCTGCGGCGGATGCTCTCCGCACACCCGCGGATCCACCTCACCCACGAGCTCTCCTTCTACGTCTGGGACCAGCTCTTCGACCGGGGCGCGAGCGCCGCCGAGCTCCTCGACTACTTCCTGCGCTCCTTCTCCTTCCGCTGGCTCGAGCTGCCCGCCGCCCCCCTGCGCGAGCGCCTCGGCGCCCTCGCGGGGCGAGAGGAGGGCCACCGCATCTTCCGGGAGGCGATGCAGCTCGCGGCCGAGCGAGAGGGGAAGGCGCGCTTCGGCGACAAGACCCCGAGCCACGCGGCCCACCTCGGGCGGCTGCTGGCGGACTTCCCCGGCGCGCGGGTGATCCACATCGTGCGGGATCCGCGGGGCACCCTCCTCTCCCTCTCGCGGATGCCCTGGGCCAGCGCCTCCGACGTGGCGAACGCCCTCCTCTACGAGAACGACTGGCGGGCCACCGAGCCCTTCCTCGAGAAGATCCTGCGCCTCCGCCTCGAGGATCTCCTCGCCGACCCCGAGGCCAGGATGCGCGAGGTCCTCGCCTTCGTCGGCGAGGACTTCGACCCGGCGGTGCTGGCCCACGCCGAGCACCCCTCCCGCTTCCCCTCGACCCCTCCCCTCCCCTGGCTCTCCTCCTCCGGGCGGCCGCGGGGGGCGCCCACGGCACAGTGGGAGGGGCTCACGCCCCTGCGGATCCGGCGGATCGAGGGGCTCTGCCAGAAGAGCATGCGCGCCTACGGCTACGAGGCCGCGAGCCTCCCCGGGGGCACCCGCGAGCCCGGCGGGCTGCGGGTGCTGCTCTCGATCCTGGGGCAGATCCCCGAGGCGCTGCGCTTCGCCTTTCACTTCGCCCGGCTGGGGATGATGCACCGGAGGGCCGAGGCCTTCGACGATCCGCGCCGCGACCGGATCTTCGCCCGCCTCAACCCCCGGGCCTGGTCCCACTACCCCGGCTTCGTGATGCCCCCGCCGCCACCCCTGCTCGGGGAGAGGGATGGTAGCGTCGGGAGCGGGTCATGA